One genomic window of Leptospira perdikensis includes the following:
- a CDS encoding DUF1499 domain-containing protein — protein MSVFFICCMSVLSPLSGVSDGELRGCPPSPNCVSSQSMQYNIVHKVDPIFYKTSRRVAFDRISKYFHESENIWISEEKDGEYIRVIFFTKVFRFPDRVEIYFPEDKQEAQIRSQSILGLWDIFANRRRVNQFRELLAKEESE, from the coding sequence TTGAGCGTTTTTTTTATTTGTTGTATGAGTGTCTTAAGTCCACTCTCCGGTGTGAGCGACGGTGAACTCAGGGGTTGTCCTCCATCACCTAACTGTGTTTCTAGCCAAAGTATGCAATACAATATTGTTCATAAAGTAGATCCCATATTTTATAAAACTTCTCGCCGGGTTGCCTTTGATAGAATATCCAAATACTTCCACGAATCGGAAAACATTTGGATTAGTGAAGAAAAGGATGGGGAATACATTCGAGTAATTTTTTTTACAAAGGTTTTTCGTTTTCCGGATCGAGTAGAAATTTATTTTCCTGAAGACAAACAGGAAGCCCAAATTCGTTCGCAATCGATACTTGGGTTATGGGATATCTTTGCCAATCGACGGAGAGTGAATCAGTTTCGCGAGTTACTTGCCAAAGAAGAATCAGAGTAA
- a CDS encoding EAL domain-containing response regulator produces the protein MNEKPYILCIDDEFFILWNLKEQLKKVFGSNFTIETAESAETAKEIMKEIAETSADLAVVICDHVMPGQKGDEFLIEMQETHPRTKKIMLTGQAPAQAIGNALNHGCLYRYLSKPWDAHDLELTIKQAIDAYFQEKSLEEKNKELADSLYFHRDSKYPNFESLVKQLKGDGNHRNDQSILLMKIVSFPSIIKTFGIEVYRKIFKKLLQLLSVHLQNEDTVFHIYSDEIAILSNLSEQGLVEKMRSFRMILKSDDLILDGVGFHLECRYSSASGQEDCYYKAKLALFRAETQGSTDFVSYTEDLSTDHHLQNFQWSQKIQTAITNKQIVPYFQGILDNQTKQIRKFECLARIKDKDTILTPDVFLKLAKVTGSIRMIGLQMIDESMNFFSDKPYDFSINLTESELEYKSFSKWVEGRLSHYNIDAKRVTFEILEDISFSENKNSLYTIRDLKTIGCQIAIDDFGVQYSNLSRLLEVDPDYLKIDGQFIKNLPENRTAYLLVQGIVELARGIGAKVVAEFVDREAIQDMIETLGIEYSQGYLFMKPSPNLPETNKLQL, from the coding sequence TTGAACGAAAAACCCTATATCCTTTGCATCGATGACGAATTCTTTATCCTTTGGAACCTGAAAGAACAATTAAAAAAAGTATTTGGGTCCAATTTCACTATCGAAACTGCAGAAAGTGCGGAAACAGCAAAAGAGATTATGAAAGAAATTGCGGAAACCTCCGCAGACTTAGCGGTCGTCATTTGTGATCATGTCATGCCAGGACAGAAAGGCGACGAATTCCTGATCGAAATGCAGGAAACCCACCCTCGTACCAAAAAGATTATGTTAACCGGCCAAGCACCAGCACAAGCCATAGGGAATGCCCTGAATCATGGTTGTTTGTACCGGTATCTCTCCAAACCATGGGATGCCCATGATTTAGAACTCACCATCAAACAGGCCATTGATGCTTACTTTCAAGAGAAGTCATTAGAAGAAAAAAATAAGGAACTAGCGGACTCTTTGTACTTTCATAGGGACTCCAAATATCCAAATTTTGAATCTTTAGTGAAACAACTCAAAGGAGATGGTAACCATCGCAACGACCAATCCATCTTACTGATGAAAATTGTGAGTTTCCCAAGCATAATCAAAACCTTTGGAATCGAAGTTTACCGAAAGATATTTAAAAAACTCCTCCAATTACTTTCTGTACATCTACAAAACGAAGATACAGTTTTCCATATTTATTCGGATGAAATTGCCATCCTTTCGAATCTTTCCGAACAAGGACTGGTTGAAAAAATGCGTAGTTTTCGGATGATCTTAAAATCCGACGATTTGATTTTGGATGGAGTGGGATTCCATTTGGAATGTCGGTATTCCTCCGCTTCTGGCCAAGAAGATTGTTACTACAAAGCAAAACTGGCCCTATTTCGTGCGGAAACACAAGGTTCCACCGACTTTGTATCTTACACCGAGGACCTATCAACAGACCACCACCTACAAAATTTTCAGTGGAGTCAAAAGATCCAAACAGCCATTACCAACAAACAAATTGTTCCTTATTTCCAGGGTATTTTAGACAACCAAACAAAACAAATACGAAAGTTTGAATGTTTAGCAAGAATCAAAGATAAAGATACCATCCTCACACCAGATGTTTTTTTAAAACTAGCAAAGGTTACTGGAAGCATTCGAATGATTGGTTTGCAAATGATTGATGAGTCTATGAATTTTTTCTCTGACAAACCATATGATTTTTCGATCAACCTCACCGAATCCGAGTTAGAATATAAAAGTTTTAGTAAATGGGTAGAGGGTCGTTTATCACATTACAATATTGATGCCAAACGAGTGACTTTTGAAATACTAGAAGACATTAGTTTTTCAGAGAATAAAAATAGTTTGTATACCATTCGGGATTTAAAAACCATTGGTTGTCAAATTGCCATTGACGATTTTGGAGTTCAGTATTCCAATCTTTCTCGTTTACTCGAAGTGGATCCTGATTATCTAAAAATTGATGGTCAGTTCATTAAAAACCTACCAGAGAACAGAACTGCCTATCTTCTCGTCCAAGGTATTGTCGAACTAGCACGTGGAATTGGTGCCAAAGTAGTGGCAGAGTTTGTTGATAGGGAGGCCATTCAAGATATGATAGAAACTTTAGGGATCGAATACTCCCAAGGTTATTTATTTATGAAACCTTCTCCAAATCTGCCAGAAACAAACAAATTACAATTATAA
- a CDS encoding APC family permease — protein sequence MNQSTHDKDSAQLEALGLKSEFERSMSFWENFSLGFTYLSPVVGVYSVFALAIQAGGPPMIWNYLLVGFGQFLVCLVFGEIVSQYPISGGIYPWSLRLVGERWAWMSAWVYAWALFTTVAAVAVGGAPFLSQLLGIEFGNSGFIWIAIIMILISTLLNLSGTRLLSKVAFFGFLCELIGAIVVGGYLLLFAKVNSISILWNTFSLGNGVDYFPAFLASSVAAMFCYYGFEACGDVAEETPNASIAIPKSMRMTIYIGGGAATFVCLALLLALPNVEKAISGEDNDPVTTTLVAAMGLVGYRMVIVVVMVSFLSCLLSLQAAASRLLFSFARDGMIFGSKHLNHLSKSGKVPVNALIVTGLIPIVIASMGHWLQDAVTTIISFASAGIYVAFQMVVIAALYARFNGWKPKGSFTLGKLGVYINGLALFYGITAVANMVWPRTPEEPWYINYGMIFTTLVVISSGILYLLIAKPHLKRKK from the coding sequence ATGAATCAATCCACTCATGACAAGGATTCAGCCCAATTAGAAGCACTGGGGCTCAAATCCGAATTTGAACGCAGTATGAGTTTCTGGGAAAACTTTTCCCTAGGATTTACTTATCTCTCCCCCGTAGTCGGAGTTTATTCCGTATTTGCCCTAGCCATCCAAGCTGGTGGACCCCCTATGATCTGGAATTATCTTCTCGTAGGTTTTGGCCAATTCCTCGTTTGTCTAGTCTTTGGAGAAATAGTATCCCAGTATCCGATCTCTGGTGGGATCTATCCCTGGTCACTCCGTTTGGTGGGAGAACGATGGGCTTGGATGTCGGCATGGGTATATGCCTGGGCACTTTTTACAACAGTCGCTGCTGTCGCAGTGGGTGGAGCTCCTTTCTTAAGTCAACTTTTGGGAATCGAATTTGGAAACTCTGGTTTTATATGGATTGCCATCATCATGATTCTGATTTCGACCCTTCTCAATCTCAGTGGAACAAGACTACTTTCGAAGGTTGCCTTCTTTGGATTTTTATGTGAACTCATTGGTGCTATTGTTGTCGGAGGATACCTTCTACTCTTTGCAAAAGTGAATTCAATTTCTATACTTTGGAATACATTTTCTCTCGGAAATGGAGTGGATTATTTCCCAGCTTTCCTTGCTTCTTCCGTGGCCGCTATGTTCTGCTATTATGGGTTTGAGGCCTGCGGGGATGTTGCAGAAGAAACACCGAATGCAAGTATAGCAATTCCTAAATCCATGCGAATGACCATTTATATTGGAGGGGGTGCTGCCACCTTCGTTTGTTTGGCGCTATTACTTGCCCTGCCCAATGTTGAAAAAGCAATCTCAGGCGAAGATAATGATCCTGTCACCACAACGCTAGTTGCCGCAATGGGACTTGTAGGCTACCGTATGGTAATTGTCGTAGTAATGGTTTCTTTTTTATCTTGTTTACTCAGTTTACAAGCCGCTGCAAGTCGATTGTTGTTTTCCTTTGCCCGTGATGGAATGATTTTTGGAAGTAAACATTTAAACCATCTTTCCAAATCAGGTAAGGTTCCAGTGAATGCACTCATTGTCACAGGCCTCATTCCTATCGTCATTGCGAGTATGGGTCATTGGTTACAAGATGCAGTGACAACTATCATCAGTTTTGCATCTGCAGGGATCTATGTAGCCTTTCAAATGGTTGTCATCGCAGCTTTGTATGCACGATTCAACGGATGGAAACCGAAAGGTTCATTTACTTTAGGAAAACTCGGAGTGTATATCAACGGCCTCGCTCTTTTTTATGGCATCACCGCGGTTGCCAATATGGTTTGGCCAAGAACTCCTGAAGAACCTTGGTACATCAATTATGGGATGATCTTTACTACCCTTGTTGTGATTTCCTCAGGGATTCTCTATCTACTGATAGCCAAACCGCATCTAAAAAGAAAGAAGTGA
- a CDS encoding RNA recognition motif domain-containing protein codes for MVSNKIYVGNLKFSLKEENIRQIFSVYGVIQDLKMIHDRETGNFRGFAFITYANPEEAEEAVTQMNGQPVDGRNLKVTFAEDKRKEKQN; via the coding sequence ATGGTTTCTAACAAAATTTATGTAGGGAATTTAAAATTTTCTCTTAAGGAAGAAAATATACGCCAGATTTTCTCCGTTTACGGAGTGATTCAAGATCTGAAAATGATTCATGACCGGGAAACTGGTAATTTTAGAGGGTTTGCATTTATTACTTACGCCAATCCGGAAGAGGCAGAAGAGGCTGTGACCCAAATGAATGGCCAACCTGTCGACGGTCGGAATCTAAAAGTGACCTTTGCTGAGGATAAAAGAAAAGAAAAACAGAACTAA
- a CDS encoding methyltransferase, with translation MRNQFLDRRQKISVGDPMTDVVWDSYLPKNFQTLSPFQWTPVSVIERTWAYLQVDQAKSIVDLGSGVGKFCIYLSLLSKDTIRIIGLEDREDLVSVSESQKILWDRNQVEFQRFDFLKNFPSGHSHYYCFNPLYETMKGKHSIDQQKEKSASRFLKDLQILKQNLLLLKPKSKLITFHGFGGNYLPGFKTVLKEEISGGEYMVWERE, from the coding sequence ATGAGAAACCAATTTTTGGATCGAAGACAGAAAATCAGCGTAGGGGATCCAATGACAGATGTCGTATGGGATTCTTATTTACCAAAAAATTTCCAAACTCTTTCTCCCTTCCAATGGACGCCTGTTTCTGTGATTGAGAGGACATGGGCCTACTTGCAAGTGGATCAGGCAAAGTCCATTGTTGACTTAGGTTCTGGAGTGGGAAAGTTTTGTATTTATCTTTCTTTGCTTTCAAAAGATACCATTCGTATCATTGGTCTGGAAGATAGGGAAGACCTAGTCTCTGTATCCGAATCTCAAAAAATTCTTTGGGATAGAAATCAAGTGGAGTTCCAAAGGTTTGATTTTTTAAAAAACTTTCCATCCGGCCATTCACATTATTATTGTTTTAATCCTTTGTATGAAACGATGAAAGGAAAACATTCGATTGATCAACAAAAAGAAAAATCGGCAAGTCGATTTCTAAAGGACTTACAAATCTTAAAACAAAATCTTCTTTTATTGAAGCCAAAATCAAAACTCATCACCTTTCATGGATTTGGTGGGAATTATTTGCCTGGTTTTAAAACTGTTTTGAAAGAAGAAATTTCTGGTGGCGAATACATGGTTTGGGAAAGAGAATGA
- a CDS encoding NAD(P)-binding Rossmann-like domain protein — translation MKPNFCYQVPVVVGSGISGATIAMMDSSVVVYDKGRSYGGRVSGKFGTEPFVYDFGATMFRDLMEVHWLGQETKYSLSEIWKTKSIEIQTKGIYDRDHFYPIKGMSDLVLTMLGKVKPFQGHTLNKLESSELETWNLEFHNSATKEIETVCSHSVVLTLPIPQILEIIDRSDKNSKLQRWANFLEPFNDYRKTLVSYFYWDSWKPNWKTFHLDPNSLIPITTSLHRGSDWEYQSWESLKYPNEFQEGSALLVQFGAIFSETHFENWMDSEKKPNPEYKEYLIQGLKEKFGAPEPNLIWTHRWKYAQAQMPLLGREGPLLLDSETFEEWKQLCKQTGITILGDWFFGAKIERIVGGIYFLSHNNLL, via the coding sequence ATGAAACCCAATTTTTGTTACCAAGTTCCCGTTGTGGTTGGTTCTGGAATTTCCGGGGCAACTATAGCCATGATGGATTCAAGTGTTGTTGTTTACGACAAAGGAAGATCCTATGGTGGACGGGTTTCTGGTAAGTTTGGAACCGAGCCCTTTGTTTATGACTTTGGAGCGACCATGTTTCGTGACCTAATGGAAGTACATTGGCTCGGCCAGGAAACAAAGTATTCTTTGTCTGAAATTTGGAAAACCAAATCGATAGAGATCCAAACCAAGGGAATCTATGATAGAGACCATTTTTATCCAATAAAAGGAATGTCGGATCTGGTTCTAACAATGCTTGGGAAAGTAAAACCTTTCCAAGGTCATACTCTTAACAAATTAGAATCTTCAGAATTAGAAACTTGGAATTTAGAATTCCATAACTCGGCGACCAAAGAGATAGAAACCGTCTGTTCCCATTCGGTCGTTCTCACCCTTCCGATACCACAAATTTTAGAAATCATCGATAGATCTGATAAAAATTCCAAATTACAACGATGGGCTAATTTTTTAGAGCCTTTTAATGACTACCGCAAAACATTGGTTAGTTATTTTTATTGGGACAGTTGGAAACCAAATTGGAAAACTTTTCATTTAGATCCAAATTCATTGATTCCCATCACTACATCTCTACACAGAGGGAGTGATTGGGAATACCAAAGTTGGGAAAGTTTAAAGTATCCAAATGAGTTTCAAGAAGGTTCTGCCCTTCTTGTACAATTCGGAGCCATATTCTCTGAAACTCATTTTGAGAATTGGATGGACTCGGAAAAAAAGCCAAACCCAGAATATAAAGAATATCTGATCCAAGGACTGAAAGAAAAATTTGGCGCACCTGAACCCAATCTAATTTGGACCCATAGGTGGAAATATGCACAAGCCCAAATGCCTCTCCTTGGTCGCGAAGGCCCCTTGTTACTGGACTCCGAGACTTTCGAGGAATGGAAACAACTTTGTAAACAAACAGGAATTACCATCCTTGGCGATTGGTTTTTTGGTGCGAAAATAGAAAGGATCGTTGGTGGAATCTATTTCCTATCTCATAACAACTTACTCTGA
- a CDS encoding alpha/beta hydrolase — protein sequence MKGIKKFTISGLIISIILLIAIAYYFSGLVLYPKVNCNADHHVFCQGPKEVGLDFEEVEIETEDKLNLVSYWIPAKQSKATIILVHGHGGQRNEGIRFAKSLHAAGYNLLLLSLRRNHGGFASMGFHEQKDVSAAINFLKKKGFEKIGIFGFSMGAATSIIAMADHPEIKAGIFSSGYGSAIDVLVESAKRDFGIPYYPLIPVVKLALNLRGEMDIDTVRPIDKIASISPRPIALFHCTKDDYVDYHHAEDLFAKAGEPKSLWSPDCNRHERLWNFDPKEAESRAVGFFQKYLK from the coding sequence ATGAAAGGCATCAAAAAATTCACAATTTCTGGATTGATTATAAGTATCATCTTACTCATCGCTATTGCGTATTATTTTTCTGGTTTGGTTTTGTATCCCAAAGTCAATTGTAACGCAGATCACCATGTTTTTTGCCAAGGACCTAAAGAAGTGGGTTTAGACTTTGAAGAAGTAGAAATCGAAACCGAGGACAAACTGAACCTTGTTAGTTACTGGATTCCCGCCAAACAATCTAAAGCTACCATCATCCTTGTACACGGGCATGGAGGCCAAAGAAACGAAGGCATTCGTTTTGCAAAAAGCCTTCATGCTGCTGGATACAATTTGTTACTCCTTAGTTTACGAAGAAACCATGGTGGTTTTGCTTCCATGGGTTTTCATGAACAAAAAGATGTATCGGCGGCCATCAATTTTTTAAAAAAGAAAGGTTTTGAAAAAATTGGGATCTTTGGATTTTCTATGGGTGCTGCGACAAGTATCATTGCTATGGCAGACCATCCAGAAATCAAAGCGGGAATCTTTAGCAGTGGTTATGGGAGTGCTATTGACGTGCTCGTTGAATCGGCTAAACGTGATTTCGGTATTCCTTACTATCCACTGATCCCGGTAGTCAAACTCGCACTCAACTTACGAGGAGAGATGGATATTGATACGGTAAGACCAATTGATAAAATTGCTTCCATTAGCCCAAGACCAATCGCTTTATTCCATTGCACCAAGGACGATTATGTAGATTACCATCATGCAGAAGATCTATTTGCCAAAGCAGGAGAACCAAAATCACTTTGGTCCCCCGACTGCAATCGGCACGAACGCCTTTGGAATTTTGATCCGAAAGAAGCAGAATCGCGTGCGGTCGGATTTTTTCAGAAGTATTTAAAATAG
- the lysS gene encoding lysine--tRNA ligase, with amino-acid sequence MKDSNELIEQRIQKINDLKTKGINPYPLRFFPNANSKSLIAGFDPNQTEKKSFKLGGRLHAKRVMGKASFAHLKDAEGLIQLYATRDDLGEENYSLFKSLDLGDWIGIEGWLFQTQKGETTLHLTSVQLLAKCIRPLPVVKEKDGVIYDAFSDVEQRYRMRYVDLVVNENVRETFKMRSRIISEIRKFLTNEGFLEVETPMMQPIAGGAAARPFVTHHNTLDMELFLRIAPELYLKRLIVGGMDRVFELNRNFRNEGISTKHNPEFTMMEAYMAFGDMETMLSLTERMIVSVAESIGKGLKFAYGKDQIDLSPPWKRVKYIDIIKDYSGIDFSKITELKDAIAQAKTKGVDSSDSVSIWKVCDDVFSSLVEPHLIQPIFITDFPKELSPLAKSGEDDPKYVERFEPYVAGREIGNAFTELNDPFDQRERFEEQVKQREAGDDEAFMMDDDYIRALEYGLPPTGGLGIGIDRLVMLLTDSHSIRDTILFPLMRPE; translated from the coding sequence ATTAAAGATTCCAACGAACTGATTGAACAACGCATTCAAAAAATTAACGATTTAAAAACAAAAGGAATCAATCCCTATCCACTTCGTTTTTTTCCTAATGCCAATTCCAAATCTCTAATTGCGGGATTTGATCCAAATCAAACAGAAAAAAAATCATTCAAACTTGGTGGTCGTTTACACGCGAAACGAGTGATGGGTAAAGCAAGTTTTGCTCACTTAAAAGATGCAGAAGGTTTGATTCAACTTTATGCCACACGTGATGATTTGGGAGAAGAAAATTACTCTCTCTTTAAATCATTGGACTTAGGAGATTGGATTGGAATTGAGGGTTGGTTGTTCCAAACACAAAAAGGGGAAACAACACTTCACTTAACAAGCGTTCAACTTCTTGCAAAATGTATCCGCCCGCTTCCTGTAGTCAAAGAGAAAGATGGCGTTATTTATGATGCTTTCTCTGATGTAGAACAACGCTATCGAATGCGGTATGTGGATCTTGTTGTGAATGAAAACGTAAGAGAAACGTTCAAAATGCGTTCTAGGATCATCTCTGAAATTCGAAAATTTTTGACAAATGAAGGATTTTTAGAAGTAGAAACTCCGATGATGCAACCTATTGCTGGTGGCGCTGCGGCACGTCCATTTGTGACCCATCACAATACTTTGGATATGGAACTTTTCCTTCGTATTGCTCCTGAACTTTATTTAAAACGACTTATTGTTGGCGGAATGGATAGAGTGTTTGAACTCAATCGTAACTTTCGTAACGAAGGAATTTCTACAAAACACAATCCTGAATTCACGATGATGGAAGCTTATATGGCCTTCGGTGATATGGAAACCATGTTATCTCTTACAGAGAGAATGATTGTTTCTGTGGCTGAGTCCATTGGCAAAGGTTTAAAGTTTGCTTATGGAAAAGACCAAATTGATTTATCTCCTCCATGGAAACGTGTGAAATACATTGATATCATCAAAGACTATTCAGGAATTGATTTTAGCAAAATCACAGAGCTAAAAGATGCCATCGCACAGGCAAAAACCAAAGGTGTGGACTCTTCTGATTCCGTTTCCATTTGGAAAGTATGTGATGATGTTTTTAGTTCCCTTGTTGAACCACACCTAATTCAGCCGATCTTCATTACTGATTTTCCAAAAGAACTTTCACCACTGGCAAAATCTGGGGAAGACGATCCCAAATATGTGGAACGTTTTGAACCATATGTTGCCGGACGCGAAATTGGGAACGCCTTCACCGAGTTAAACGATCCGTTTGACCAAAGAGAACGATTTGAAGAACAAGTGAAACAAAGAGAAGCTGGTGACGATGAAGCCTTTATGATGGACGATGATTATATCCGTGCCTTAGAATATGGACTTCCACCAACAGGAGGACTTGGAATCGGAATCGATCGACTTGTGATGTTACTCACAGATTCTCACTCCATCCGTGATACCATCCTATTCCCACTAATGCGACCTGAATAA
- the pepN gene encoding aminopeptidase N yields the protein MMQSSFSPIHKLEDYKPNPWLTPKLDLRFDLDLHLTVVRADYEVVLQSESIEPLFLNGESLEFLSLRIDGAIVDPEDYQVSPTGILIPHPPKDKFRLTVENRICPAKNTSLEGLYKSGSMLCTQNEPEGFRKIVYSIDRPDNMMRFLVTISGDQTLFPVMLSNGNLVGDKQFEGGKREVVWEDPFPKPSYLFALVAGELQETVDSFITKSGREITLKIFIEKGNEEKVGFAFDSLKKAMKWDEDTFGLEYDLDLFMIVAVEDFNMGAMENKGLNLFNAKLVLANKKSATDESFEAILAVIAHEYFHNWTGNRVTLRNWFNLTLKEGLTVFRDQWFTEDMTDPSVKRIKDVLFLKEFQFPEDQGPMSHPILPKTYKEMNNFYTVTVYEKGAEVIRLVSELIGRENFKKGLKLYLSQYDGQGVTFEEFVSSMEEVNGSAIPYLRNWYHRSGTPMISVKEIYAKDSNEWILELTDTGSSEYPLVFSNSFAVFDREGRLVREEKRVMSGARDQIRMAALDSKGTKPIVSLFRSLSSPIRLDYKQSEEEIKILAKVETDGVSRFFAFQNLIFEWFRKSLLFGKEDNFSVILETIGDSFGRNWDKTYHSFYLSFPGLTQISESIGCYEFTKIQNLRVWAIESISTTFTKEFQVLLEENRKTIPVQTKEEIGKRRLKNIALYYLLYDPSKKFERLAVMEQREAKHMSEEVSALKFLLEVESKEKETSVNLFFDKWKQDHLVLDVWFAAQVATGEDRCKIAEQLENHPQFNIRNPNKVRSLYFSLARNPLSFHKEDGSGYTFLAERIKRLNEINPQMAAALTKLFSPVSKQKGNLPKIAKKELEVLSNLPNLSRELGEVVGTILNSL from the coding sequence ATGATGCAATCCTCCTTCTCTCCGATTCACAAACTAGAAGACTATAAACCAAATCCTTGGTTAACCCCCAAGTTAGATTTACGATTTGATTTAGATCTGCACCTGACGGTTGTCAGAGCTGATTACGAAGTTGTTCTTCAATCAGAAAGTATTGAACCTCTTTTTTTAAATGGAGAATCTTTAGAATTTTTATCCCTTCGGATTGATGGAGCTATCGTTGATCCCGAAGACTACCAAGTTTCTCCAACAGGAATCCTCATTCCGCATCCACCAAAGGACAAGTTTCGCCTCACTGTAGAAAACCGAATTTGTCCTGCCAAGAATACTTCACTCGAAGGATTGTATAAATCTGGTTCTATGTTGTGTACCCAAAATGAACCAGAAGGTTTTCGTAAGATTGTTTATTCCATCGACAGACCAGATAATATGATGCGTTTTCTTGTGACCATTTCGGGAGATCAGACACTTTTTCCTGTGATGTTGTCCAATGGAAATTTGGTAGGCGACAAACAATTTGAAGGTGGTAAACGGGAAGTGGTTTGGGAAGATCCATTTCCTAAACCATCCTATTTGTTTGCCCTCGTGGCAGGGGAATTGCAAGAAACAGTAGATTCTTTTATCACCAAATCCGGAAGGGAGATCACTCTCAAGATATTCATAGAAAAAGGAAATGAGGAGAAGGTAGGTTTTGCTTTTGATTCTTTAAAAAAAGCAATGAAGTGGGATGAAGATACTTTTGGATTAGAGTATGATTTGGATCTATTTATGATTGTGGCAGTGGAAGACTTCAATATGGGTGCCATGGAAAATAAAGGACTCAATCTCTTTAATGCCAAACTCGTGCTTGCCAATAAAAAATCGGCTACCGATGAAAGTTTTGAAGCCATCCTTGCTGTGATTGCTCACGAGTATTTTCACAATTGGACAGGCAATCGGGTCACACTCCGCAATTGGTTCAATTTAACTCTAAAGGAAGGACTTACTGTATTTCGTGACCAGTGGTTTACAGAAGATATGACTGACCCTTCGGTGAAACGAATTAAAGACGTATTGTTTCTGAAAGAATTTCAATTTCCGGAAGACCAAGGTCCCATGTCTCATCCCATCCTTCCTAAAACTTATAAAGAGATGAATAATTTTTATACGGTTACTGTTTATGAAAAGGGAGCAGAAGTCATCCGTTTGGTATCAGAACTGATTGGGAGAGAAAATTTCAAAAAAGGATTAAAACTCTACCTTTCCCAATATGATGGCCAAGGGGTCACCTTTGAAGAATTTGTTTCCTCCATGGAAGAAGTGAATGGTTCCGCAATTCCCTATCTTCGCAATTGGTACCACCGCAGTGGAACCCCAATGATTTCAGTAAAAGAAATTTATGCCAAAGATTCCAATGAATGGATTTTAGAGCTGACCGATACCGGTTCCAGCGAATATCCGTTAGTGTTTTCAAATTCCTTTGCGGTATTTGATAGAGAAGGAAGATTAGTGAGAGAAGAAAAACGTGTGATGTCCGGTGCCCGCGACCAGATTCGTATGGCGGCACTTGACAGTAAGGGAACCAAACCAATTGTTTCTTTATTTCGTTCTCTTTCCAGTCCAATAAGATTAGATTATAAACAATCAGAAGAGGAAATCAAAATTTTAGCAAAAGTAGAAACGGATGGTGTTTCACGTTTTTTTGCTTTTCAAAATCTGATTTTTGAATGGTTTCGTAAGTCGCTTCTTTTCGGAAAAGAAGATAATTTTTCGGTAATTTTAGAAACAATCGGAGATTCCTTTGGGAGAAATTGGGATAAAACTTATCATAGTTTTTATCTTTCTTTTCCTGGATTAACACAGATTAGCGAAAGTATTGGATGTTATGAATTCACAAAAATTCAAAATTTAAGAGTTTGGGCCATAGAATCTATCTCTACTACTTTTACAAAAGAATTTCAAGTGTTATTAGAAGAAAACAGAAAAACAATTCCTGTTCAAACCAAGGAAGAAATTGGGAAACGACGTTTAAAAAATATCGCACTTTATTATCTTCTATATGATCCTTCAAAAAAATTTGAACGATTGGCGGTGATGGAACAAAGAGAAGCCAAACATATGAGCGAGGAAGTTTCCGCTCTCAAATTTCTTTTGGAAGTAGAGTCCAAAGAGAAAGAAACATCTGTAAACTTATTCTTTGATAAATGGAAACAAGATCATTTGGTTTTGGATGTTTGGTTTGCTGCGCAAGTGGCTACTGGAGAGGATCGATGTAAAATTGCAGAACAATTAGAAAATCATCCACAGTTTAACATTCGTAATCCGAATAAGGTGAGATCTTTGTATTTTAGTTTGGCAAGAAACCCACTTTCATTTCATAAAGAAGATGGAAGTGGTTATACCTTTTTGGCGGAAAGGATCAAACGTTTGAATGAAATCAACCCACAAATGGCTGCTGCTTTAACAAAACTGTTTTCTCCAGTATCCAAACAAAAAGGAAATTTACCAAAGATTGCGAAAAAAGAATTAGAAGTTCTATCTAACCTCCCCAACCTTTCTCGGGAACTTGGGGAAGTGGTAGGAACTATACTCAATTCTCTTTAG